A single Halobacteriovorax vibrionivorans DNA region contains:
- a CDS encoding STAS domain-containing protein yields the protein MTMQARVRTDSTGNITVHIEGGMDYENIIPLKQELATITSSHPTSTITLDLTALNFVGSSGIGVFVDTIRSLNKRRDQVRLSNVAPEFIKVFKLYNFNAMEILINEFETDETELSKFYGQKKRTFQN from the coding sequence ATGACAATGCAAGCAAGAGTACGCACAGATTCAACTGGAAATATAACAGTTCATATAGAAGGTGGTATGGACTATGAAAATATCATTCCACTAAAGCAAGAATTAGCAACAATTACTAGTTCTCACCCTACTTCAACTATCACGCTTGACCTTACGGCCCTTAACTTCGTTGGCTCATCTGGAATTGGAGTATTCGTTGATACAATTAGAAGTCTAAATAAAAGACGTGACCAAGTTAGACTCTCTAACGTTGCTCCAGAGTTCATAAAAGTTTTTAAACTTTATAATTTTAATGCAATGGAAATTCTAATCAATGAATTTGAAACTGATGAAACAGAACTGTCTAAGTTCTATGGTCAAAAGAAAAGAACTTTTCAAAACTGA